The nucleotide sequence ttacttgtttgtttattattgtttttttttctctgctagattatgtattgcattgaactcctgctgctaaattaacaaattaatgaacatgctggtgataataaacctgattctgattctgattttaatctGCTTGTTGTACGGTgactccataagacataggagcagaatgaggccattcaccccatcgagtttggtctgccattttatcaaggcagatttattatcactctcaactcCTGCCGGACTggacctggagtattgtattgaTTGGGAGGGACTGTCAGGGGATGAGGTGTAAATAGAAGTTGGAAGTGCAGGCCAAGCTGGACCTGTTGATGTGCCATCAAGTAACTGCATGCTCTCCTCCTGCCCCTTGTGTTCTTCTTTAAAGTCCAGTTGTCTAGGTTGACACCAGAGGAATGGATACACACCCTGTATCTGACCAGTTGGCCTAATTTACCTGTGATGCTGTATGCTGCACACAAAAGCACACCCATCTTCATCTCCAGGCATTTATTTGGATGTATCCATAGGATAGGTCTCCACTCCTCCATTCAGGCACATTCTAACCACTGTTCAGGCTAGAGTTTTTCCAGAATTTCCTCCACGATTTAGGGGTGACCATCTTATCAAATATAATtttctgatgaaggttctcggcctgaaacgtgcTGTGTTAATTTCGCTCTGAAGattctgtctgacttgctgagttgctctggcattttgtgtgtgatgctttatAACTTACTTTCTGGCCAGTTCTTTATTGTATCATATTAAGAAAACAAAGTGGAAAAGAGAATAAATATTACTTGTATTATTAATCAAGGTATTCCTcgcaattttttttttatccttccTTCCTTGCTAAAAAAACTAACTTCTTTCTTTGCCCAGAGATTCTAGGGGCTCTGTTCTCTGTGCTATCCATCTGGTTGGTAACCGGAGTACTGGTGTACCTGGCAACAGAGCGACTCATTTCCAAGGAGTATGACGTTGATGGGGCAGTGATGCTGGTCACCTCAGGATGTGCTGTTGGCATCAACATTTTGTGAGTATCCTCTTGAAATAGAATTATAATTCTTTTTTTTGTAGTGGTCAATTCTAACCAAACCAATTGCCATTGCTGGTGACCCCTACAGATTAATTATACTTGTGCGATAAACTCTCTCTCCCCAGTAATGATTGTTTCAAAAGTCGAAGACATGTATTCAGTCCTTCATTAGTAAACATACCATCTTGAAGCAATGAAAGTGAAGGGTACCCAAATGCAAGCTAAGCGAAACTGAGCAGTTAGCGAAAGATATGACATCTGTCGGTCCCCAGCCCCAAAATGTCATGAACAAAGCACAAAGGcataacttattcccttcacttttaccacccacccccccactccTGTGACTAGTTACCATTGTAACCATGCAACACAAATTACAATTCAAATAGAGGacagatgcatggctcctacTTTTTCTTGTTACTGTCACAAGGATGATGTATCCAGATATGGGCACAATCTCAGACCCTAACTGAGCTCTGTTACCTTTTAAAAGCTATTTCAGTGTGTTTTTAATTCTTAAGTAAAGTGTTGAAAAGTTTACAACTCCTCTCAATTCTGATTTTTTCCTCTGCCTGCTTCTCTACTCCTTTCACAGAATGGCCATCATCCTTCATCAGTCTGGTCACAACCACAGCCATGGGCATACGAGATCACATGACCTAGAATCCAACCCCCAGGGGTTAAAGGTCAGCGCCCGGACAAACCCCAGTGTACGAGCAGCCTTCATCCACGTAGTGGGAGACTTGTTGCAGAGTTTTGGGGTTTTGATTGCTGCTTACATCATCTATTTTGAGGTATGCGGGCAATGTTTCTGTTACCACACCTGCAATAACTGGTAGTTTTGGAAAGGGAATGTGCATTTGGCTAAAGTTTGCATGAGATCTCCAGAGGTTCTGCAGTATGATCATGTGCATGCAGCTACTCAAAGTGTTGAATTCCTTATTCCAATCTGTGGTTaacaattagcaaacatacaatgaAGCACTGTTGACCGTTATCTCTGTGGTCAGCAAAGATATCACCTCCGCAGTTCCAAGCTGCAAACTGCACTGACATAAGCATGGatacgtaacttattcccttcgcTTTCCCCATACCCCACCCCGCCAAtgatgtgactagttaccataataaatgtGCAGCACAGAATACTTGGCTCTGACACaaacttttcacttttttttatcCTCTCGTGTAATTTTTTTAAGAATAAATGAGTGTTCAAAAAAGAAAATCTGTTTAATGGCTGGGATTGAAGGGTTTTGTATGTTGGCACCAGAGTGTGGTGACTCTTGTGGGTTGCCCATCACAATCCTCACtggcttgtaaaaaaaaaagtgtcaAGTAACTCATTTCACTTTATGTTACGATGCTGATCTTTATCAGCAAGTGTCCAGATGGTCAGTGTTAAATTTCAGTGACTCTGGAACTCTCCCTTAAGGGCTGGTTATAGTAGTCAAGGACATGTCCCTAGTAAAATGTTGCAAGACACTTCAAGAGAATATTGATTAAATCAGGTTTTCCCAAACTGGGGGTCCATGGGCTCCTTGCTTAATagaattggtccatggcataaaaaagattgtgaACCCCTGGTAATTGCAGTTTGACACTGAGGCATAAAAGATGGGAATCATTGATAAATTTCAGTCAAATGTAACTTTTAAGGACCATTTTGTAGAATGAGCGAGAGGCAGGAAATATTAAAGAGGCCGTTACAAAGTCATTAGAGCCATGGGtgtacataagacataggagcagattcaggccaattggcccattgagATTGCTCtatcactccatcatggctgctttattatctctttcaaccccattcacctgacttctccccataacctttgtcaccctgactaatcaagaacccgtcAACCTCCGCTTTATATACTGTATACCAGGTGATGCCACCTGCATGGGCACAGTCGGCATTACAGGGAGGCACGATAAAGTAGCAGTTCAGGCAACCCTTTAGGATGCCAGCTGCAAGATcacagttcaattcctgctaatatttgtaaggagtttgtacgtttcctccaggtgctctggtttcctcccatattccaaaagaGTATGGTTAAGGTTAGTAGGTTGAGGGCCTGttacgttggtgccagaagcaaggTGATCCGGCGGGCTACTGAGCACAATCCTTATTTGATTTGTCACAaagcaatacatttcactgtgtatTTTAAAGTACACGTGACAAATGAAGTTGACCTCTAACCTTTGATGCAAGTCTAATGAAGGGGTAACCCAGTTGCCGAGATGTATACCGTAGAAACAGGCTCTCTGACCCAACGAGTTTCTGCCGATCATCAATCACCCGTTTACACTAATGCTACGTTAACCTCATTTTGTAATCTTTCCAATTTAGCAGCAATTCTGTCCATCGTCTACCAGTTAACTAACTAACTATCCAATTAACTAAGCAACCTGCATTTTTTTAAGATAGTGGGGGAGAACCTGAGGCAACCCCCTGTGGTCAAGGgaggaacgtgcaaactcctcccAGACAGCTTTCGAGGTCGGGGTGCAATGTGAGTCCCGGGAGCTGTGAGACAGTGGCTCTGAGTTGCCCGAATACCGGATCGTATTGTGCTAGTCGGGGATCTGCTGGATCTCTCGGTAGTGAGGTCTTTGTTTCCTTTGCCAATGTCCAGCTCTCCACTTAGTAGGTCAATATTCTTAGGATTGGTTTGGTATCAACCAGGAGATTAAAGGTACCTCAACACACACAGAGTGTTGTGTGTTAATACTGCAATAATATTTGAGAAATTGTGCGTGTGTATATATATTCTTCAATTAAATAATTACAGATTATAAGTAAAACATGTTAATTGCATATGTTATCATGCCACCACGTGAAACGTGTGTATCTCAATTAAACAGATTTCaaactcccatgtcttcctttgaattaactTAATGTTTTGAAGCTACAAAACATGAGTAATTTTCCATTTAAATCATCTAATGGTTACATTGCATTTACGTAATCTTTTAATTTGTGTTCAGCCTGAATATAAAGCTATCGACCCTATCTGTACCTTCCTCTTCTCCTTATTGGTTCTTGGCACTACCTTCTCCATCCTGAGAGATGTCCTTCGTGTATTGATGGAAGGTGAGTCTGAAGTTCTAACAATTTAAAAACAAGTCTGAATAGCAAACAAAGTGAAGGCAAGATCCAAAAACAAACAGGAAGGGTGAACAGAACTGGAGAAATGGGCTACAACGATTTGGGGTGCATGAACAACGAaagtggttgatagattcatgattttAAGGTGTTGGTAGTATGTTTAAAAataatacagtactatgcaaaactcttaggcaaaTGTATAGCTCGGGAGCCTAAGATCTTTGctgtagtactgtagtaattttatgtattgcactgtactgctgccacaaaataaaaacaaatttcatggcgtatgtgagtgatgataaacctgattctgatatgggtctctattgtggaagggggcagggagaggggaatcatggttaggaaaagggggagggattggggaggttagcgggaagcaccagagagacattctgtaatgattaaaaaaccaattgtttggaatcaagtgaccttgcctggtgtctcagggcaggGTATGTCTGCACTCAATACACCTccccaccctggcactcctcctctgcccccTGTACCACACTCCTTACACGACACTCCACCCCTGCCATTCCCAGCATGCTaagctcccgccagatttacaaactcgtacTCTACTtcatattgacaaatacagtactgtgaaaaagtcttaggcacgctaGCTCTAATATATAAATGAAAGTGCTTTATTTGAGTATGAACCCTTACATTTGAAAGCTCTGTTGGTTTGAGGGAGAGTCAATTAATCTAGCAGAGAATGTAATGAGAATAGAGAGGTGACAGGTCCTAGGGACACCAAGATTTATACAGATAGTCTGAAGAAGCACAGTAACATTGATTTAGGCACATTGAGTGGAGCGATTTAGAAGGTGACAAGGAGAGGCTGGGATCCAAGGATTCTCTTTTGAGAGGATGTTTTGATTTCGCAGACCAGTAGGATGGGAGCAGGTTGACAGCACATTGTACATCACTCAAAGTTTGTTGAAGCTCAAAGAATGTTGGAATTCGCCAAGGCGAATGAGTTTGAGGACAGGTAGCTGCAGAGGGAAGGGAAATTTGAGCTGAGATCAGTGGAGGTCTGggaataaatcagaatcaggtttaatatcacaggcctatgttgtgaaatttgttgttatgcagcagcagaacattgcaagaCAAAATAAAAGCATTACAGAATTACAGTAGATATATAAAAGTTAAATAggcagtgcaaaaacagaaaaggaaaagtagtgagatggtgttcgtgggttcaatgtccattcagaaatctgatgggagaggggaaggagctgttcctgaattgctgagtgcctcttcaggcctctgtacctcctccctgtgagAAGGGgacgtgtcctgggtgacgggcCGGTCTGATGCAGTTAGTCACACACAGTAAATCTACCAGTGCCGAGCTCTCTCTTTCAATGCAGGTACTCCGACAGGAATGGATTTTAGCCACGTAAAAGAGACTCTCCTGTTAATCGATGGAGTGAAAGCGGTGCACAGTCTCCATATCTGGGCACTGACCATGAACCAGCTGGTTTTATCGGTTCACATTGCCACCAGTAAGTAGTAGGGTACGGATTATTGTTTGCTGACCCTGTCTTTGTTTAGCTGTGTATGAAGTTGTGATGGTCTTGTTTCAGTTGTTTTAATTAGCACTGCAGGAATCCAAGGGCAAAATCCCAAAGTGATGCTTCAGTGCAGTACCAAGTGAACGCTGAGTGTCAAATGCATCCTTTTTGGCTTTAGACATTGAACAGTGtttaatgcacaaagtgctgcaGGACCTCAGTATGTCTGTCAGTACCTGTGGAGGTGAATGAACAGTTgagatttcaggctgagatctgaCAGTGATCACGTTTGTGGATGGCACGTTAGTGTAATGGTTAGCTTTATATGTTGTTAGAGTGCCAGCGACCCTGGGGTTGACTCGAGACTTTTCCCCTCTCAGTCCTGACGGAGAGTtcctgcctgaaacatcaacagttcccTTCCATCCTGCTAGATGCTGCTCGGaccattgagttcctccggcagattgtatTGTTGAAAGGACAAGTCTGGTGCCTGCAATCATTATTATGGCCAGGAATTAGCAACTTGGGATAAGGAGAAGTTTCTTTATTTGGCTTCATCATTCTTTAAAAGTATTTAACGCAGAGGGCTACAGATTCTCACTCATTGATTACATCCCAAACTGTGATCGATGGATTCTTGGGCACAGGGTAGTATGGACCAAGTGGAAAAGTAGCTGGAAAGGGAGGATGAACTGTAACGATAGAATGATGGAGCTATCGTCACACTCTGTTTCTTACAAAGTACCGTGTCGTGATGAATCCTTGACTTCAAGGAGGCTATGCAGCATCCATTCCAGGACCATCGGCCTCCCTCCAGAAAAAACTACTAATGCAGTAAGAGAAGTCTCAggttgaaccagggtcactggcgCTGTGATGGCATTACACCGACCACTGTGCCACCTTGCCGCCTGGGCACCCGCTGAAGGGGTCAAACTGTCTGGGTCTCcatcagaaacattgactgtttactcagtAGTCCCAttaaatatcagagaatgtgtacagtatacaaccttgatcttcagacatccatgaaaacagaggggtgtcccaaagaatgaatgactaacgttagaaccccaaagaccctccCACACGTTCccttaagcagcagcaaagcaacgaccctccctctccccaacttacttcagcaaaaaaaagcattagCACCCTCCAGCCAGCAAGAAAGCCCCAAAGGAAGACCATGATCTTCAGTACAAAAAATTTAATCATTCACCTGACAATTCAACGTATTGCAATCCTTTATCTTCATCtttatgctgcatcggatctgcAGTAACAAATATttagttctcctttacactgtgtactggaaataatcTTGGAATAATCTTAATacgaatatacagtatttctggaaGTCAAAGGTCCTTCACTTGCATCTGAACTGATGAATTAATATGATCTGAAGCCACTGTTTCCTTCATATcggacagaaacatagaaaatatacaggcccttcggcccacaaagttgtgctgaacatgtccctacccgagaaattgctaggcttacctatagccctctatttttctaagctccatgtacctatccaaaaggcttttgaaagaccctatcattatctgcctccatcaccgttgccagcagcccattccacgcactcaccactctctgagtaaaaaaaaacacccctgaaatctcctctgtaccttctccccagcaacttaaacctgtgtcctcttgtggcaaccatttcagccctgggaaaaagcctctgactatccacacgatcaatgactctcatcatcttgtacacctctatcaggtcacctctcatcctccttcgctccagggagaaaaggccaagttcactcaacctgttctcataaggcatgctccccaatccaggcaacatccttgtaaatctcctctgcaccctttctatggcttacacatccttcctgtagtgaggcgaccagaactgagcacagtactccaagtggggtctgaccagggtcctatatagctgcaatctCACTATTTTTTCCATCTTTTAAAAATTCCTTTCAGTTTAATGGGAATTTGCTTGTTTATGAGAATTATTACAAATTTGGATCAACCCAGGTTGTGAATGATTTTTATACCAGATGGCACCAGATGATGGGGCTATTGTGCACCTAAAGCAAGGGTTTCCTTCAATAACATAAATATAAAAAGCTGGAAATACTCACTAGGTCAGACAGCATGTAGCGAAAGGGTTTCCAACGTCCTTTATGTTATGGACATGTAGCATTAATCAAGGAGTCTGTGGATCTccgattgggaacccctgatctcgGGAGAAATTGAGTTAACGTTTCAAGTAAATGATCTTGCATCAAAAGTGAAGAAGGTTAAAAATGAAATGAGTGGATTAaagagaatggaggtgaggggtgggagttgatgcaacacacacacaatgctggaggaattcagcaggtcaggcagcatctatggaaatatatAAACAGACAATGTcttcagctgagacccttcttcagggctgagaaggaaatgggaagatgccagaataaaaaggtggggggaggggaaggaggctagctagtaggggataggtgaagccaggaggatgattccaggattgaatggcttgtcatatgaagagtgtttgatggctctggtcctgtaatcgctggaattcagaagaatgaggggtgacctcactgaaacctattgaatggcgaaaagccttgatagagtggatgcagagaggatgtttccaactaTGAcctgagaacacagcctcagaatagaggggtgtcttttAAGAATGGAAATGGAGAATTTcgtgagccagagagtggtaaatctgtggaattctttgccacaggcagccatggaggccaagtctttacgtacatttaaggcagaggttgatagattcttgattactcagaGCACGAAGGGAcacgggaagaaggcagcagattggttctgaaaggaaaattggatcaggcatgatgaaatggcggagcagacctaataggccaaatggcctaattctactcctctatcttatggttgAGAAAGGTGAAGGGTTGGAAAGAAtagaccttgggagaaagggaaagaggaggggacacaggggatgagataggcaggtgagaagaggtaaaaggccagagggTGGAACTgaagaagacaggaggaggaAGGAAACATTTTTTTATctgaagaagaaatcaatattcatgccatctggttggaggctacccgggtggaatataagatgttgctcctccatcttgagggtggtctcatcttggctcaagaggagggcatggactgacatatgggaatgggaattaaaatgtttgttcCCTTGGacgttctgcttttggtggatggagcggaggtgtttgacaaagcagttcccccaatttacaatcgatctcaccaatgtagaggaggccgcatcgggagcaccagacacggCTGATGCCTGTCTGGGCCCCTGAATGGAGGAGGTCTATAGGTAATTGAAGGTCTGTGATAGGTGGAGGAAGATGAGATtgaatggcagaaataggattgaAGAAATCTGAAACAGTTGAAAAGGAAGAGGTGTAATTAGGAGGTAAATGAAATTGGAAATAACATGTGAGATTATATTCCTCTAAGGAAAAAGTAGTAGGAGAAATTCATTAAGCCTGTTGAGCCCCTCAGGGAACAAGTTTATAGCTGATCATTTATCGCAAGAATCAATTCATTTAACTCcaccatggacggtcccaagctGGCTGCAAAAGGAgtagggttgggcatggggctagcaaccccattccATTTAAAAACCCAGTGCTTAGAAATGTCAACAGAAGCTCTGAAGATCTCATCccagggagaggaaggatctttgaagatgggctacacctgggacaATTTGAAATTTTTCCCAGGGGCAAGGACTATGCTCCCAGTAGGGGTAATGGTATGAGAATAAAAGCAGCTCATTTCCCACCCTGTTCCTATTTTTGTGTTGTTGGGAAATGAGACTCAACCTTGTGTTGAATTCAACGATTACAGATAATTAATTATTAAGTCTTCaacctcagatttccagcattgaaCTGAAGTGATATTAAACGTAGGCTGGAGAAGAATTGGAAGGCACTAATTCTGGGAAGAAGACAGTGTTATAAAGCTGCCTTTATAGGAAAGGAAAGCCTTTGTGGTTGAgtgaaaaattgagggctatgtaggagggaagggttagattgatcttagaataatGAAAAGGTCAGcataagctcttgaaccagagagggtaacttctctcaacttcacttgcctcaataGTGAACTATTtgcacaatctatggactcagtttcaaggactctacaactcattttcttgatatttatttattattacattcACTCCATTCTCTTAAAAAAAATCTCACGAGCTCCTCACTTCTTTGAccctttttttttttacaaatcctGTCCACCATTTGTTAAATAATTCACGTGATCTAACGGTTGTCTTTCTTGCAGATGAAGAGGCGAATGCACAGGTTATTTTGGCTGAAGCTAACCAAGTGCTCCAAAGCAAGTTTGATTTCCACTCGATCACTATTCAGATAGAGAGCTACTCTGATGATATGATCAACTGCAGGGAATGCCAGGAGCCGAGAGACTAGCAGCCCGCTGCTTGGAATCCCACCAGTATGTCTGATAGAGTCGCCTTCTCTGACCACATGTGGAAAAGTTGCATGGGGGCGAGAGGATGTGAAAGGTTTTCACCACACACATCACCCAAATACCATGTTTGCATGTTCAAGGGTTAGGCTCTTGTAAACAAAGGGCAGCTATAAACAAAAATGTGAAATTATTTGAGTGAGAACATCAATATTTGGTGAGGTGGCACTAGAAGGGATAAACCCAAAAATGTGCTCATGTCCTTTGGGGAAATGGAATTAAGCTACACCACGTGGATATACAGTATGTTTTGTGCATCATGGCAAAGTGACCACATTAAAGGGAGATTAATACTG is from Hypanus sabinus isolate sHypSab1 chromosome 30, sHypSab1.hap1, whole genome shotgun sequence and encodes:
- the LOC132383577 gene encoding proton-coupled zinc antiporter SLC30A2-like isoform X1, encoding MIAKFLSRFAPECKGRSGEPGEVLPHDANLLKVLVFLPVILTSRGASTSPILKVGLGIFSPFYSMELKSREDMSETLPLLKELSPQRPCSSGGASSYVLYGSLPCADVTTRKLELWHCHPHQLSGKHRLVDQQIARQRLYVASVVCFVFIIAEVIGGYMARSLAVMTDAAHLLTDLASMLLSLFALWLSSRPATKTMNFGWYRSEILGALFSVLSIWLVTGVLVYLATERLISKEYDVDGAVMLVTSGCAVGINILMAIILHQSGHNHSHGHTRSHDLESNPQGLKVSARTNPSVRAAFIHVVGDLLQSFGVLIAAYIIYFEPEYKAIDPICTFLFSLLVLGTTFSILRDVLRVLMEGTPTGMDFSHVKETLLLIDGVKAVHSLHIWALTMNQLVLSVHIATNEEANAQVILAEANQVLQSKFDFHSITIQIESYSDDMINCRECQEPRD
- the LOC132383577 gene encoding proton-coupled zinc antiporter SLC30A2-like isoform X2, whose amino-acid sequence is MRASSYVLYGSLPCADVTTRKLELWHCHPHQLSGKHRLVDQQIARQRLYVASVVCFVFIIAEVIGGYMARSLAVMTDAAHLLTDLASMLLSLFALWLSSRPATKTMNFGWYRSEILGALFSVLSIWLVTGVLVYLATERLISKEYDVDGAVMLVTSGCAVGINILMAIILHQSGHNHSHGHTRSHDLESNPQGLKVSARTNPSVRAAFIHVVGDLLQSFGVLIAAYIIYFEPEYKAIDPICTFLFSLLVLGTTFSILRDVLRVLMEGTPTGMDFSHVKETLLLIDGVKAVHSLHIWALTMNQLVLSVHIATNEEANAQVILAEANQVLQSKFDFHSITIQIESYSDDMINCRECQEPRD